One window of Nitrospinota bacterium genomic DNA carries:
- a CDS encoding long-chain fatty acid--CoA ligase — MTFYQYLKSHSEKDPKHPAIIEGDTTLSYGEFVSQIERFASALSKLKLTANSKIGLLCLNQKEYLVAYFAALVKGVPVIPYNFMLKPEDLVYITQDAGIDTLVVDSAFVKPETVPFFKLFPNKILAGPADPSQLGEGTLRWEEFMVMGDPRDSLTRHKREEILPDVILYTSGTTAKPKGVMLEEKQFDANCTGFLQHLHFNCDDKVIVALPLFHSFGNIMALVLLRSGATLILLKQFQPKTILESISRHQATILPLVPTIYSFLVQLYARGGYDISSLRYCISGGASLPEALLKKVEEGLGVTVIEGYGLTETSPVIAVNTMKDGSVAGSVGPILPNVELEIVDDAGKPVPQGEVGEIRVRGETVMQGYWKKPKETEETLTADGWLKTGDLGHMDEKGRLFISAGRIKDLIIRAGENVSPLAIENALMNHPAVIEVAAVGIPDERVGEKVKVFVALREGTRTNEQELKELCREKLPAFMIPDKFQFMESLPKTATGKILKSELRAMPGDNQQ, encoded by the coding sequence ATGACCTTTTATCAATATCTAAAATCTCATTCAGAAAAAGACCCGAAACACCCGGCAATAATTGAAGGGGACACCACACTAAGCTATGGAGAATTCGTTTCGCAGATCGAGCGATTTGCAAGTGCGTTGTCCAAACTAAAACTTACTGCAAACAGCAAAATTGGGCTGCTATGCCTGAACCAGAAAGAATATCTTGTCGCCTATTTTGCCGCGTTAGTCAAAGGAGTTCCTGTTATCCCCTACAACTTCATGCTGAAACCGGAGGATCTCGTCTACATCACTCAAGATGCGGGAATCGATACCCTGGTGGTTGACTCGGCTTTTGTCAAACCTGAAACCGTTCCTTTTTTTAAATTATTTCCCAATAAAATTCTTGCAGGTCCTGCTGATCCTTCACAATTAGGGGAAGGAACCCTGCGCTGGGAAGAGTTTATGGTAATGGGTGATCCGCGTGATTCTCTAACGAGACATAAAAGAGAAGAAATCCTTCCAGATGTTATTCTTTATACTTCAGGGACTACCGCAAAACCCAAAGGAGTTATGCTGGAAGAAAAACAGTTTGATGCCAATTGCACCGGATTTTTACAACACCTGCATTTTAACTGTGATGACAAGGTTATCGTTGCCCTGCCCCTTTTTCATTCTTTCGGAAACATTATGGCTTTGGTATTACTTCGCTCAGGGGCCACACTCATCTTGCTGAAACAGTTTCAACCTAAAACTATTTTAGAATCCATATCCCGGCATCAGGCAACCATTCTGCCATTGGTTCCCACCATTTATTCGTTCCTGGTACAACTTTATGCCCGAGGGGGTTATGATATTTCTTCCCTGCGCTATTGCATTTCCGGAGGCGCATCTCTTCCCGAAGCTCTGCTAAAAAAAGTCGAAGAAGGACTTGGTGTGACAGTCATTGAAGGCTATGGGCTGACCGAGACTTCCCCCGTAATCGCCGTGAATACGATGAAAGATGGCAGTGTGGCAGGTTCAGTCGGACCCATCCTGCCAAATGTAGAACTGGAAATTGTTGATGACGCCGGAAAACCTGTGCCGCAAGGAGAAGTTGGCGAGATCAGGGTTCGCGGCGAAACAGTGATGCAGGGTTACTGGAAAAAACCAAAAGAAACAGAAGAAACACTGACAGCCGATGGGTGGCTGAAAACCGGTGACCTCGGGCATATGGATGAAAAGGGTCGGCTGTTCATTTCCGCAGGCAGGATTAAAGACCTGATCATTCGAGCCGGAGAAAATGTTTCACCGTTGGCAATCGAAAACGCTTTGATGAATCATCCGGCAGTCATCGAAGTGGCTGCAGTAGGAATCCCCGACGAGCGCGTTGGCGAAAAAGTAAAGGTATTCGTGGCATTGCGCGAAGGCACACGAACCAATGAGCAGGAGCTGAAAGAATTATGCCGTGAAAAATTGCCGGCCTTCATGATCCCGGACAAGTTCCAGTTTATGGAATCCCTGCCAAAAACAGCGACCGGGAAAATTTTAAAGTCTGAACTCCGGGCCATGCCCGGTGATAACCAGCAATAA